A stretch of the Agromyces larvae genome encodes the following:
- a CDS encoding NtaA/DmoA family FMN-dependent monooxygenase (This protein belongs to a clade of FMN-dependent monooxygenases, within a broader family of flavin-dependent oxidoreductases, the luciferase-like monooxygenase (LMM) family, some of whose members use coenzyme F420 rather than FMN.) gives MPRLIIGAMVRTIGAYPSGWRYPGAHRDPRGDAAVLRRTAEVAEQAGLDYLFFGDWLATGHDLEYRDPYLVARIDPLSAITFLAGITRRIGLIATADTTYSDPYALARATASIDVLSDGRAGLNLVTGAEPRAAGNFGLDFHAANDARYDRAVEFDQVLRRLWDSFEDDAIVADAERGVYLDPDKLHPTDFHGEHLSVTGPLNAVRPVQGHLPIVHAGASPRARLFAAQYADLALVAVSGREQASAVREDLRALAFEAGRDDRTLKVIAPVLPIVGETREHAQQIADRLSELIQVAEDWPDAPPPVFPANRSLAHLAGVVGVDLAGLTPDRAVTADLVAAFTPVGEELVEIVAERTGRLVGGERPPTLRHLVAAASVNASMVVGSAAEIAAEFAGWAEAEAVDGFNVLSATQPAQFEAFATGVVPELRRLGVFPEPADEASDARPITLRERLGLARPENVHAAARDRGFLTGVPQS, from the coding sequence ATGCCACGACTCATCATCGGTGCGATGGTCCGCACGATCGGCGCCTACCCGTCGGGGTGGCGGTACCCGGGGGCGCATCGCGATCCGCGCGGCGACGCCGCGGTGCTGCGGCGCACCGCCGAGGTCGCCGAGCAGGCCGGCCTCGACTACCTGTTCTTCGGCGACTGGCTCGCGACGGGGCACGACCTCGAGTACCGCGACCCGTACCTCGTCGCCCGCATCGACCCGCTCTCGGCGATCACGTTCCTGGCGGGCATCACCCGGCGCATCGGGCTGATCGCCACAGCGGACACGACGTACTCCGACCCGTACGCGCTCGCCCGCGCGACCGCCTCGATCGACGTGCTGAGCGACGGGCGCGCCGGCCTCAACCTCGTCACGGGCGCCGAGCCGCGCGCCGCCGGCAACTTCGGTCTCGACTTCCACGCCGCGAACGACGCGCGGTACGACCGGGCCGTCGAATTCGACCAGGTGCTGCGCCGACTGTGGGATTCGTTCGAGGACGACGCGATCGTCGCCGACGCCGAACGCGGGGTCTACCTCGACCCCGACAAGCTCCACCCGACCGACTTCCACGGCGAGCACCTGAGCGTCACCGGTCCGCTGAACGCGGTGCGGCCCGTGCAGGGCCACCTGCCGATCGTGCACGCCGGCGCCTCGCCGCGCGCGCGTCTGTTCGCGGCCCAGTACGCCGACCTCGCGCTCGTGGCGGTGTCGGGGCGCGAGCAGGCGTCCGCGGTCCGCGAGGACCTGCGCGCGCTCGCCTTCGAGGCCGGCCGCGACGACCGCACGCTGAAGGTCATCGCACCCGTGCTGCCGATCGTCGGCGAGACGCGCGAGCACGCCCAGCAGATCGCCGACCGGCTGAGCGAGCTCATCCAGGTCGCCGAGGACTGGCCGGATGCCCCGCCGCCGGTGTTCCCCGCGAACCGGTCGCTCGCGCACCTCGCCGGCGTGGTCGGCGTCGACCTCGCGGGGCTCACCCCCGACCGCGCGGTGACCGCCGACCTCGTCGCCGCCTTCACCCCGGTCGGCGAGGAGCTCGTCGAGATCGTCGCGGAGCGCACCGGCCGGCTCGTCGGCGGGGAGCGCCCCCCGACGCTGCGGCACCTGGTCGCCGCAGCATCCGTGAACGCGTCCATGGTGGTGGGCAGCGCGGCCGAGATCGCCGCCGAGTTCGCCGGGTGGGCCGAGGCCGAGGCGGTCGACGGGTTCAACGTGCTGAGCGCCACGCAGCCCGCCCAGTTCGAGGCGTTCGCCACCGGGGTCGTGCCCGAGCTGCGCCGGCTCGGGGTGTTCCCCGAACCCGCCGACGAGGCATCCGATGCCCGCCCGATCACACTGCGCGAGCGACTCGGCCTCGCCCGACCCGAGAACGTCCACGCCGCCGCGCGCGACCGCGGCTTCCTCACGGGGGTTCCTCAGTCGTAG
- a CDS encoding aminotransferase class V-fold PLP-dependent enzyme, translating into MTTALAGRSAGRPVAPTRVDPLAALVDAGLEVPVLGGGQVRHANLDLAASAPALADVAARVEALGPWYSSVHRGTGYPSELATELVEEARRTVAARLGARDDDVVVFTRNTTDALNLLASAVPGDVVVLDIEHHANLLPWRQRRLVVGAPTIAETLEALDRELGSRAAALVSVTGASNVTGEVLPIDRIAELAHAHGARLAVDAAQLVPHRAIDLAASGADYLACSGHKAYAPYGAGVLVGRRDWLDVAPAYLAGGGAVSHVAAGAVAWHPSPDRHEAGTPNVLGIAALALALDALAEIEASAPGVRDAHEAALTARLADGIAEVAGVRAVRGFADAAEHVGIVTVELERGSVGLVAAALAAEHGISVRAGRFCAHPFFDRIATRANGLRASIGVGSSSGDVDRFVDALARIVAEGPRAEYLRTPGGWRPVADDRPRPSLLHG; encoded by the coding sequence ATGACCACCGCCCTCGCCGGCCGATCCGCCGGGCGACCCGTCGCGCCGACGCGGGTCGACCCGCTCGCTGCACTCGTCGACGCCGGCCTCGAGGTGCCCGTGCTCGGAGGCGGGCAGGTGCGGCACGCGAACCTCGACCTCGCCGCGTCGGCGCCCGCGCTCGCCGACGTCGCGGCGCGCGTCGAGGCGCTGGGGCCCTGGTACTCCAGCGTGCATCGCGGAACCGGCTACCCGTCCGAGCTCGCGACCGAGCTCGTCGAAGAGGCGCGGCGCACCGTCGCCGCTCGGCTCGGCGCCCGCGACGACGACGTCGTCGTGTTCACCCGCAACACCACCGACGCGCTCAACCTGCTCGCGAGCGCCGTGCCGGGCGACGTCGTCGTGCTCGACATCGAGCACCACGCCAACCTGCTGCCGTGGCGGCAGCGCCGGCTCGTGGTCGGCGCGCCCACCATCGCCGAGACACTCGAGGCCCTCGACCGCGAACTCGGCAGCCGGGCGGCGGCACTCGTCAGCGTGACCGGGGCATCGAACGTGACCGGCGAGGTGCTGCCGATCGACCGCATCGCCGAGCTCGCCCACGCGCACGGCGCACGCCTCGCGGTCGACGCCGCGCAGCTCGTGCCGCACCGGGCGATCGACCTGGCCGCATCGGGCGCCGACTACCTCGCGTGTTCGGGGCACAAAGCGTACGCGCCGTACGGGGCCGGGGTGCTCGTCGGCCGTCGCGACTGGCTCGACGTCGCCCCCGCGTACCTGGCCGGCGGCGGGGCGGTGTCGCACGTCGCGGCCGGCGCGGTGGCGTGGCATCCGTCGCCCGACCGCCACGAGGCCGGAACGCCGAACGTGCTCGGCATCGCCGCGCTGGCGCTCGCCCTCGACGCGCTCGCCGAGATCGAGGCATCCGCACCCGGCGTGCGCGACGCGCACGAGGCCGCTCTGACCGCCCGGCTCGCGGACGGCATCGCCGAGGTCGCGGGCGTGCGCGCGGTGCGCGGCTTCGCGGATGCCGCGGAGCACGTCGGCATCGTCACCGTCGAGCTCGAACGCGGGTCGGTGGGCCTGGTGGCCGCGGCCCTCGCGGCCGAGCACGGCATCTCGGTGCGCGCCGGGAGGTTCTGCGCCCATCCGTTCTTCGACCGCATCGCGACGCGCGCGAACGGGCTGCGGGCCTCGATCGGGGTCGGCTCGTCCTCCGGCGACGTCGACCGGTTCGTCGATGCACTCGCCCGGATCGTCGCCGAGGGCCCGCGCGCCGAGTACCTCCGCACGCCCGGCGGCTGGCGCCCCGTCGCCGACGATCGCCCGCGACCCTCACTGCTGCACGGCTGA
- a CDS encoding FBP domain-containing protein gives MRPLGEDEIRESFVNATDLELEQLELPIERLVLDWDRVDALAWRDRRFRHRGYLVTLIDERAVGLVLRAANGGGSRFRAAICNLCHTQQPADQVTMFSARRVGEAGERGDTVGTYLCADLSCQENVRLHPPLAPAEVRKVTEDMRVAGLRRRTLAFVEGVLQPA, from the coding sequence ATGCGACCGCTGGGAGAAGACGAGATCAGGGAGTCGTTCGTGAACGCGACCGACCTCGAGCTCGAACAGCTCGAACTGCCGATCGAACGCCTCGTGCTCGACTGGGATCGCGTCGACGCGCTCGCGTGGCGCGACCGGCGGTTCCGGCACCGCGGATACCTCGTGACCCTGATCGACGAACGCGCCGTCGGGCTGGTGCTGCGGGCAGCCAACGGCGGCGGGTCGCGGTTCCGTGCGGCGATCTGCAACCTCTGCCACACGCAGCAGCCCGCCGACCAGGTGACGATGTTCTCGGCGCGACGCGTCGGCGAGGCGGGGGAGCGCGGCGACACGGTCGGCACCTACCTGTGCGCCGACCTGTCCTGCCAGGAGAATGTGCGCCTGCACCCGCCGCTCGCGCCCGCCGAGGTGCGCAAGGTCACCGAGGACATGCGGGTGGCCGGGCTGCGCCGGCGCACGCTGGCGTTCGTCGAGGGGGTGCTGCAGCCGGCGTAG
- a CDS encoding SGNH/GDSL hydrolase family protein translates to MFHSYAAIGDSFTEGVGDELPDGSVRGWADLVAIGLARAAHEPIRYANLAIRGRKLGPIVEEQLEAAIALRPEVISFNGGGNDMLRPRMPEERVAERFRSAVHRIRDEGIHVLMLSGANPTEHLPLGTVFDARGARLTAKLVDLASLDGVTFVDNFNDRGLRDIRYWSPDKLHLNSLGHARVASNVLTAIGVPVPPEWGVEEVAAAPPGPRSRNTAAYYREFVLPWIGRRLTGRSSGDGRSAKRATLEPVEP, encoded by the coding sequence ATGTTCCACTCCTACGCGGCCATCGGCGACAGCTTCACCGAGGGCGTCGGCGACGAGCTGCCCGACGGCAGCGTGCGCGGCTGGGCCGACCTCGTCGCGATCGGGCTCGCGCGCGCCGCGCACGAGCCGATCCGGTACGCGAACCTCGCGATCCGCGGCCGCAAGCTCGGCCCCATCGTCGAGGAGCAGCTCGAGGCGGCGATCGCCCTGCGGCCCGAGGTGATCAGCTTCAACGGCGGCGGCAACGACATGCTGCGCCCACGGATGCCCGAGGAGCGGGTCGCCGAGCGGTTCCGCTCCGCCGTGCACCGCATCCGCGACGAGGGCATCCACGTGCTCATGCTGAGCGGCGCCAACCCGACCGAGCACCTGCCGCTCGGCACCGTGTTCGACGCCCGCGGCGCCCGCCTCACCGCGAAGCTCGTCGACCTCGCCTCACTCGACGGCGTCACGTTCGTCGACAACTTCAACGATCGCGGGCTGCGAGACATCCGGTACTGGTCGCCCGACAAGCTGCACCTGAACTCGCTCGGCCACGCGCGCGTCGCGAGCAACGTGCTCACCGCGATCGGCGTGCCGGTGCCGCCCGAGTGGGGCGTCGAGGAGGTTGCGGCCGCACCGCCCGGCCCGCGCAGCCGCAACACGGCCGCGTACTACCGCGAGTTCGTGCTGCCGTGGATCGGGCGCCGCCTCACCGGCCGCTCGTCGGGCGACGGGCGTTCGGCCAAGCGCGCGACCCTCGAACCGGTCGAACCGTAG
- a CDS encoding DUF1918 domain-containing protein: MHATIGDRIVIHGKQVGQADRHGEVLEVRGEDGGPPYFVRFDDGHETLLYPGTDCELEHATGA; encoded by the coding sequence ATGCACGCGACGATCGGCGACCGAATCGTCATCCACGGCAAGCAGGTCGGCCAGGCCGACCGGCACGGCGAGGTGCTCGAGGTGCGGGGCGAAGACGGCGGCCCGCCCTACTTCGTGCGGTTCGACGACGGCCACGAGACCCTGCTCTACCCCGGCACGGACTGCGAGCTCGAGCACGCGACGGGCGCCTGA
- a CDS encoding PucR family transcriptional regulator, giving the protein MQTLLNRRELALDVLVPGDPDRLEAPVRWAHSSDLPDPTPFLGAGQVLLTTGTQFDGASDAFATEYVARLVAAGVVGLGFGTEVIRAGTPEPLVAACGAHGLPLFEVPYRTPFIAIARLVADLVAEDTYARQAWALAAQRAISLAALRPDGLSAILAELSQQLGAWVGLIDAGGALDREFPPGGLGASVAGSGASGSVPFSRDAPPEPAPDAAPGAAADPLDAVLAAARDLLRRGRRASRSVDAGEPVTLQTLGSGGSLRGVLAIGDSPELDDAGREVVTAVLALAGLALEQHRDLDRARGHLRSGLVRSILAGDLDLAAQVAAEMWGPLPAAPVRVAVVEAAAEHADRLAERLELRADARGGRLFFGRIADGFTVLVEDADATDLAADLAAEFDAAIGLSDPVGYDRIAPAHEQALRAHERAVEAGPGTIVRFEEVSRQGVLAFLARTDARAVALATLDPLVAHDAANGTALVPTVRTWLACGGQFDRAAQELGVHRHTVRARIALAERLLGRDLSGFHAKADLWAALLAVD; this is encoded by the coding sequence GTGCAGACCCTGCTGAACCGCCGCGAGCTCGCACTCGACGTCCTCGTCCCCGGCGACCCCGACCGGCTCGAGGCCCCCGTCCGCTGGGCGCACTCGTCCGACCTGCCCGACCCCACGCCCTTCCTCGGCGCCGGACAGGTGCTGCTCACCACCGGCACCCAGTTCGACGGCGCATCCGATGCGTTCGCGACCGAGTACGTCGCCCGGCTCGTCGCAGCGGGGGTGGTGGGCCTCGGCTTCGGCACCGAGGTCATCCGGGCGGGCACGCCCGAACCGCTCGTGGCGGCATGCGGCGCGCACGGGTTGCCGCTGTTCGAGGTGCCGTACCGCACCCCGTTCATCGCCATCGCCCGGCTCGTCGCCGACCTCGTCGCCGAGGACACGTACGCACGTCAAGCCTGGGCGCTCGCCGCGCAGCGGGCGATCTCGCTCGCCGCGCTGCGCCCCGACGGGCTGAGCGCCATCCTCGCCGAACTGTCGCAGCAACTGGGCGCGTGGGTGGGGCTCATCGACGCGGGCGGCGCGCTGGACCGGGAGTTCCCGCCCGGCGGGCTGGGTGCGAGCGTCGCCGGCAGCGGAGCATCCGGTTCCGTGCCCTTCTCGCGAGACGCCCCGCCGGAACCCGCGCCCGATGCCGCGCCGGGCGCCGCGGCCGATCCGCTCGACGCCGTGCTCGCCGCCGCCCGCGACCTGCTGCGCCGCGGCCGCCGCGCCAGTCGCTCGGTCGACGCGGGCGAACCCGTCACCCTGCAGACCCTCGGCAGCGGCGGGTCGCTGCGCGGCGTGCTCGCGATCGGCGACTCCCCCGAGCTCGACGACGCCGGCCGCGAGGTCGTCACCGCAGTGCTCGCCCTCGCAGGACTCGCGCTCGAACAGCACCGCGATCTCGACCGGGCCAGGGGGCACCTGCGATCGGGCCTGGTGCGGAGCATCCTCGCCGGCGATCTCGACCTCGCCGCGCAGGTCGCCGCGGAGATGTGGGGGCCGCTGCCCGCCGCGCCCGTGCGCGTCGCCGTCGTGGAGGCCGCCGCCGAGCACGCCGACCGCCTCGCCGAACGCCTCGAGCTGCGCGCCGACGCCCGCGGCGGCCGGCTGTTCTTCGGCCGCATCGCCGACGGGTTCACCGTGCTCGTCGAGGACGCCGACGCGACGGACCTCGCCGCCGACCTCGCCGCCGAGTTCGACGCCGCGATCGGGCTCTCCGATCCGGTCGGCTACGACCGCATCGCACCCGCGCACGAGCAGGCGCTGCGCGCGCACGAGCGGGCCGTCGAGGCCGGCCCCGGCACGATCGTGCGCTTCGAGGAGGTGAGCCGGCAGGGCGTGCTCGCGTTCCTCGCGCGGACCGACGCGCGCGCGGTGGCCCTCGCGACCCTCGACCCGCTCGTCGCCCACGACGCCGCGAACGGCACCGCGCTCGTTCCGACCGTACGCACCTGGCTCGCCTGCGGCGGTCAGTTCGACCGCGCCGCGCAGGAGCTCGGCGTGCACCGCCACACGGTGCGCGCCCGCATCGCGCTCGCCGAACGTCTTCTCGGACGCGACCTCTCGGGCTTCCACGCGAAGGCCGACCTCTGGGCCGCCCTGCTCGCCGTCGACTGA
- the gabT gene encoding 4-aminobutyrate--2-oxoglutarate transaminase, with amino-acid sequence MTLVEASVIARVETGGPALPQERRLVTAIPGPRSQELLARKADAVAAGVGTTIPVAVVAAGGGVVVDADGNSLIDLGSGIAVTGVGNAHPRIVEAVAAQLAAFTHTCFTVAPYEGYVAVAERLNALTPGDHAKRSALFNSGAEAVENAVKIARRFTGRQAVVAFDHAYHGRTNLTMGLTAKNIPYKSGFGPFAPEVYRAPMSYPLRDGGLTGPEAAARAITQIEKQVGAENLAAILIEPIQGEGGFIVPAPGFLPALADWARANDVVFIADEVQTGFARTGAWFASEHDGLVPDLVVTAKGIAGGLPLSAVTGRADIMDAAMPGGLGGTYGGNPLACAAALATLDAYEHDGLIERAQRIGDLLHDRLGRLAADDPRIGEVRGRGAMVAIELVDPETGAPDAALTAKVVAHAHANGVVLLNCGTYGNVIRFLPPLTIPDELLLDGLGVVADGLAAA; translated from the coding sequence ATGACCCTCGTCGAAGCATCCGTCATCGCCAGAGTCGAGACCGGAGGCCCCGCGCTGCCGCAGGAGCGCCGGCTCGTCACCGCCATCCCGGGGCCGCGCTCGCAGGAGCTGCTCGCCCGCAAGGCCGACGCGGTCGCCGCCGGCGTCGGCACCACCATTCCCGTCGCCGTGGTCGCCGCGGGCGGCGGCGTGGTCGTCGACGCCGACGGCAACTCGCTCATCGACCTGGGATCGGGCATCGCGGTCACCGGCGTCGGCAACGCGCACCCGCGCATCGTCGAAGCGGTCGCCGCCCAGCTCGCCGCGTTCACGCACACCTGCTTCACCGTCGCGCCCTACGAGGGGTACGTCGCCGTCGCCGAACGGCTGAACGCGCTCACCCCGGGCGACCACGCGAAGCGGTCGGCGCTGTTCAACTCGGGCGCCGAGGCGGTCGAGAACGCGGTGAAGATCGCGCGCCGGTTCACCGGCCGCCAGGCCGTCGTCGCGTTCGACCACGCGTACCACGGCCGCACCAACCTCACCATGGGCCTCACCGCGAAGAACATCCCGTACAAGAGCGGCTTCGGCCCGTTCGCCCCCGAGGTGTACCGCGCGCCGATGTCCTACCCGCTGCGCGACGGCGGGCTCACCGGCCCCGAGGCCGCAGCCCGCGCCATCACGCAGATCGAGAAGCAGGTCGGCGCCGAGAACCTCGCGGCGATCCTGATCGAGCCCATCCAGGGCGAAGGCGGGTTCATCGTGCCGGCGCCCGGGTTCCTGCCCGCGCTCGCCGACTGGGCGCGCGCGAACGACGTCGTCTTCATCGCCGACGAGGTGCAGACCGGGTTCGCCCGCACCGGCGCCTGGTTCGCGAGCGAGCACGACGGGCTCGTCCCCGACCTCGTCGTCACCGCGAAGGGCATCGCCGGCGGCCTGCCGCTGTCCGCGGTCACCGGCCGCGCCGACATCATGGACGCCGCGATGCCCGGCGGTCTCGGCGGCACGTACGGCGGCAACCCGCTCGCGTGCGCCGCAGCGCTCGCGACCCTCGACGCCTACGAGCACGACGGGCTCATCGAGCGCGCGCAGCGCATCGGCGACCTGCTGCACGACCGGCTCGGCCGGCTCGCCGCCGACGACCCGCGCATCGGCGAGGTGCGCGGGCGCGGCGCGATGGTCGCGATCGAACTCGTCGACCCCGAGACCGGCGCGCCCGACGCCGCGCTCACCGCGAAGGTCGTGGCCCACGCGCACGCGAACGGCGTCGTACTGCTGAACTGCGGCACGTATGGCAACGTGATCCGGTTCCTGCCGCCGCTCACGATCCCCGACGAGCTGCTGCTCGACGGCCTCGGCGTCGTCGCCGACGGGCTCGCTGCGGCCTGA